Proteins found in one Macrobrachium nipponense isolate FS-2020 chromosome 35, ASM1510439v2, whole genome shotgun sequence genomic segment:
- the LOC135208602 gene encoding transitional endoplasmic reticulum ATPase, translating to MADQDDLATAILKEKKKPNRLIVEDAVNDDNSVVALSQAKMDELQLFRGDTVLLKGKKRKQTVCIVLSDETMSDDKIRMNRVVRNNLRIRLGDIVAIQQCPDVKYGKRIHVLPVDDTVEGLTGNIFEVFLKPYFLEAYRPIHKGDLFLVRGGMRAVEFKVVETDPAPYCIVSQDTVIYCEGEPVKREEEEEQLNEVGYDDIGGCRKQLAQIKEMVELPLRHPSLFKAIGVKPPRGILLYGPPGTGKTLIARAVANETGAFFFLINGPEIMSKLAGESESNLRKAFEEAEKNSPAIIFIDELDAIAPKREKTHGEVERRIVSQLLTLMDGLKQRAHVIVIAATNRPNSIDPALRRFGRFDREVDIGIPDTTGRLEVLRIHTKNMKLSDDVDLEQIAAETHGHVGADLAALCSEAALQQIREKMDLIDLDDDQIDAEVLNSLAVTMENFRFAMGKSSPSALRETVVEVPNITWGDIGGLDNVKRELQELVQYPVEHPEKFLKFGMTPSKGVLFYGPPGCGKTLLAKAIANECQANFISIKGPELLTMWFGESEANVRDVFDKARAAAPCVLFFDELDSIAKARGGSLGDAGGAADRVINQVLTEMDGMGAKKNVFIIGATNRPDIIDPAILRPGRLDQLIYIPLPDEKSRVQILKACLRKSPVSKRVDLNYLAKVSHGFSGADLTEICQRACKLAIRQAIEADIKRERERESGDNMDMEEEDPVPEITRDHFEEAMKFARRSVSDNDIRKYEMFSQTLQQSRGFGSNFRFPDQQGRGGGSGEGGNFGADGDDDDLYS from the exons ATGGCCGATCA GGATGATTTAGCTACTGCTATtttgaaggagaagaagaagcccAACCGCCTTATCGTAGAAGATGCAGTCAATGATGACAATTCTGTCGTTGCTTTGTCACAAGCAAAGATGGATGAGCTGCAGTTATTCAGGGGTGACACTGTCTTACTgaagggaaagaaaaggaaacaaactGTGTGCATTGTTCTGTCAGATGAGACTATGTCCGATGACAAGATTCGTATGAACCGTGTT GTAAGAAATAATCTACGCATTAGGCTGGGAGATATTGTTGCAATTCAACAGTGTCCAGATGTCAAGTATGGCAAACGCATTCACGTACTACCTGTTGATGATACAGTTGAGGGTCTAACAGGCAACATATTTGAA gtTTTCTTGAAGCCATACTTCTTAGAGGCTTATCGCCCCATTCACAAGGGAGATTTGTTCTTGGTCCGTGGTGGTATGAGAGCAGTTGAGTTTAAGGTTGTAGAGACAGACCCAGCCCCTTACTGCATTGTATCCCAGGACACAGTCATATATTGTGAAGGTGAACCTGTGAAACgcgag GAGGAAGAAGAACAACTAAATGAGGTGGGTTATGATGACATTGGAGGTTGCAGAAAGCAGTTAGCACAAATCAAAGAAATGGTCGAGCTTCCACTCCGTCATCCTTCCCTATTCAAAGCTATTGGTGTCAAACCACCAAGAG GTATTCTCTTGTATGGACCTCCAGGTACAGGAAAAACATTAATTGCAAGGGCCGTTGCTAATGAGACAGGAGCATTCTTCTTCCTAATAAATGGACCAGAAATAATGTCCAAATTGGCAG GTGAATCCGAAAGCAATCTTCGAAAGGCATTTGAAGAAGCTGAGAAGAATTCTCCTGCCATCATCTTCATCGATGAATTGGATGCTATTGCTCCTAAGAGAGAGAAG ACTCATGGTGAGGTGGAGAGGCGTATTGTGTCACAGTTACTGACACTCATGGATGGTTTAAAACAGCGAGCCCATGTCATTGTCATAGCTGCTACGAACAGACCTAATTCCATTGACCCTGCCCTCAGGCGATTTGGACGTTTTGACAGAGAGGTTGATATTGGCATTCCCGACACTACAG GCCGCCTTGAAGTTCTACGAATCCACACAAAGAATATGAAGTTGTCTGATGATGTGGATTTGGAACAGATTGCAGCAGAAACTCATGGTCATGTTGGGGCTGATTTAGCTGCTTTGTGCTCGGAAGCTGCACTCCAACAGATCCGTGAGAAAATGGATCTCATTGATCTTGATGATGACCAGATTGATGCAGAG GTATTGAATTCCTTGGCAGTTACCATGGAGAACTTCAGATTTGCTATGGGTAAGAGCTCACCATCTGCCTTGCGTGAAACTGTGGTGGAAGTTCCCAACATTACCTGGGGTGATATTGGTGGTTTGGACAATGTCAAGAGAGAGTTACAG GAGTTGGTGCAGTACCCTGTGGAGCATCCCGAGAAGTTCCTGAAGTTTGGTATGACCCCCAGCAAAGGTGTACTGTTTTATGGTCCCCCTGGATGTG GTAAAACACTGTTAGCCAAGGCCATTGCAAATGAATGTCAAGCCAATTTCATATCGATAAAGGGACCAGAACTTCTGACTATGTGGTTTGGTGAATCAGAAGCCAATGTGAGGGATGTATTCGATAAG gcAAGAGCAGCTGCCCCCTGTGTTTTGTTCTTTGATGAGTTGGACAGTATTGCAAAGGCTCGAGGAGGATCTCTGGGTGATGCAGGCGGTGCTGCAGATCGTGTCATCAATCAG GTCCTAACTGAAATGGATGGTATGGGAGCAAAGAAGAATGTTTTCATCATTGGAGCCACAAATCGACCAGACATCATTGACCCTGCAATTTTACGTCCTGGTCGTCTTGACCAGTTGATTTACATCCCTCTCCCTGATGAAAAGTCTCGAGTACAGATTTTAAAAGCTTGTTTAAGAAAGTCTCCAGTTTCCAag CGTGTCGATTTGAACTATCTTGCCAAGGTTTCTCATGGATTCTCGGGCGCTGATCTAACAGAAATTTGTCAACGAGCTTGTAAATTAGCTATTCGCCAGGCTATTGAGGCAGACataaagagggaaagagaaagagaatccgGCGATAATATGGAT aTGGAGGAAGAAGATCCAGTTCCAGAGATTACCAGGGACCACTTTGAAGAAGCCATGAAATTTGCCAGGCGTTCAGTATCGGATAATGACATCCGCAAATATGAGATGTTCTCACAAACACTTCAGCAGAGCAGAGGCTTTGGCTCAAACTTCAGGTTCCCTGATCAGCAAGGCCGAGGAGGTGGAAGTGGTGAAGGTGGTAACTTCGGAGCGGATGGTGACGATGATGATCTTTATTCTTAG